The sequence CAGGTTAAAACAGGACCTCACGCTTGAGGGGTACCATCCAGTTGGGGGCGGCGACATTAACGCAAGTTTTCGGCTCAATACCAGCGGCGGGAGCTTCTTCGTTAAACAGAATTCAGCCGGGAAGCCCGATATGTTTCACGCAGAAGCCGCAGGTTTAGCATGTCTTGCGAGCTTCAATCAGCTGCGATGCCCAGAGCCACTCGTTTGCGGAGAATACGAGGGTACGTGTTATCTTGTGATGACATTTTTACCACTGGCAGGTGCCCCAAATGACGAGTTACTCGGCAAGCTACTGGCAAGCCTCCACCGCGAATCAGCTACCACCCATTTGCCTGCTGACGCGCGCTCCCCCCGTCCACCTTCATCAACGCCCTTTGGCCTGCAACACGACAACTACATCGGGCTGACCCCCCAAGCCAACAGGCCTGCAAAACACTGGCTGAATTTTTGGATAGAGCAACGCCTGGAACCACAGCTGCGCCTGGCAATCGATAATGGATACAGCGCAGTTGCACGCTTGCAAGCGCGCCTTGAAAAGAATACAGAAACCCTATTGCGGGGCCACCAACCACCGGCCTGCGCAGTTCACGGCGACCTGTGGAGCGGCAATAAAGGAGTATGTGAAGACGGAATCCCCGCTATTTTCGACCCAGCGCTATATTTCGGGGACCGCGAGGTGGATATCGCTCTTAGCCGATTATTCGGCGGTTTTGGCCCGGGCTTTTACCATCAATACAACGCCACCTGGCCACTGGATGCGGATTACGAACAGCGCGAGCCGCTATATAACCTTTACCATTTGCTCAACCACCTGAACTTGTTTGGACCTGGGTACCTGGCGGCTTGTGTGAACACTATGGAGAAAATAGACCGGCTGACCGCAGCGCGCCGCTAACAGCAGTAAGATAAGGAAGCCTCAAAGACACGCACTACGCGGCTGAGTCACCGCTGCCCAATTCGCGAAGCTGCGTTTGTTTCACAGGGAGTTTTACAGTGAACGTGGTGCCGACGCCAAGCTCACTGGTGAGCTCCACACTTCCGCTATGCATTTTTACAAACTCTCTCACCAGGAAAAGCCCAAGCCCTGTACCCCGCTCGGAACCAATACGACTTTCCAGCTGGCTGAATTTTTTAAACAACTTCTGCTGGTCCTGCTCGGATATACCGACACCTGTATCGGATACCTCAAAATAGATATTTTCTCTGTCTTCGACCAGTTGTTTCACGCTCAGCTGAACTGAACCTCGCCGCGTGGCTTTTAGTGCGTTTGAAAGCAAATTTACCAAAATCTGAACAACCTTATTGCGATCACAAACAATAAGCACATCCACGGCTAGCTCTTTCTTAACCAGCCGTACATCGCTGCGCTCCGCGTAAATCTGACATTCTGCCGCAGCTTCCTGTATCAACTCGTTGACGCTTTCTTCGTGCGCTCGCAACTTAACCCCGCCCGATTCGATTGCAGTCATATCAATAATATCGTTCACCAACACTAATAGATGATGTCCATTAGTATGAATCCTACGGATAGCTTCATAATGAAATTCATCAACCTGGTGCTTGAGTTTATCTTGTAAGCGCCGGCTAAAACCGATTATGGAATTCAGCGGGGTGCGAAATTCGTGTGACATTTTGGCGAGAAATGCAGTTTTTGCACGGTTGGCCGTTTCTGCTTCAGTGAGCGCGACCTCAAGTTGGCTAGATCGCTGGTTGAACCAGAATGCTATCAGGCCAAGCTCATCTTTGCGCCTGCGACTCAGCTCCAACCTGCCACGGGCGGGTTGACTTACGACTTCAGACAAATCATTGAGTAAGCTACGCAGGGGCCGAAAAAGCTGTCGGTGGAGAAAAACGTACCCGAGTAGGCCGAGCAATAGTGTCATTGCCACTATGCCCCAGACCATTCGCAGAAATACCCCATCGGTCAGGCCAAGCTGGTTGGTGTGACGAAAAACTGTGACGACTTTCCAGTTCGTGTCCGCCAGCTGGTAAACGATCGCCGCCGCATCGTCGAATAACAACCCATCTTTCGGCACCTCCAAACGACCCAGCTCCTCAGGATAAAACCCTTGGTTTTGCTGCATATTCCAGATATACGCAGCTATTCGTCGAGCCTCAGCGGAATCAATCTGATAACTTGCGTTAGCCAAAAGATCAACATTCAGCATGTAGTCAGTCGTGCGCTGCGAAAAGCGCCCAAATATTCGCCGTTCGATTGCAGCAAGCATATTGGCCAAGGGTTCAAAAGAAGGCTGTAGCAATGCCAGCTCTTCAGCATAAATATAATCGGGCGTGGCCTTTCCATCGACAAAACGTTGAGCCATAACCCGTTCAGGGTAAGGATAGGCAATAAATTTATTATTGCGATCCACCACAAAAGCGTAGGCATTCAGTGTATTTACAAGTCGGTCGAGGACCAGGGAAACCCGGTCCAATCGAAGATCGACGGTCGCTACACCAACAAATTCACCGTTGCGATAAATTGGTGCTGTACAGGTCACCATGGGTTGTAGCGAATAAGGATCGGTATAGGAGCGCGACCAATAGACCTGCCCGGGCTGTAGCAGCCTGGCCGGAACATACCATTCCTCGTTGTGATAACCATGACCATCGGGATCGTTGTAATCGTCAAAAAAACGCAGCTTTCCCTGTGCATCTCGGCCCCAAAAAAAACTGTTGCGAACTTTGTCGTCACTGAAGGTGTATGGCTCTGGCCAAATACCGCCACCAGCAACCAGTCCATCTCGCCCCATTTGGTCAAGTATCGGGGGCACATAATTAAAAATGGCTTGCTCATCGCCAGCTGCGCTCTCGCCAATCGCCGCGAGCGAGCGGGCTATGCCTGCCACCTGCGAAAACTGATGATCAAGAGCCAACGCCACACTCTGCCCTAGCAGCATTTGCGACTGATCGCCGATTTCAGCAATTTGCGGACGCGCTTTAATCCAAATAAAGCTGATCGATGCCCACACAATGGCAGCAATCAAAATGATGAGGCCGATGGTTAGGCGAGTGGTTAAGCGAAATCCATAGCTTTCAGCGTTCGGACTGGCAGATGTTTCGGGTGATGGCTGCTGCGCATTCATTCTGAAAATGTTGTGTTATTTGGCCCTAAACTTCTAAAGGATAGACCCTGCC comes from Teredinibacter turnerae and encodes:
- a CDS encoding sensor histidine kinase encodes the protein MNAQQPSPETSASPNAESYGFRLTTRLTIGLIILIAAIVWASISFIWIKARPQIAEIGDQSQMLLGQSVALALDHQFSQVAGIARSLAAIGESAAGDEQAIFNYVPPILDQMGRDGLVAGGGIWPEPYTFSDDKVRNSFFWGRDAQGKLRFFDDYNDPDGHGYHNEEWYVPARLLQPGQVYWSRSYTDPYSLQPMVTCTAPIYRNGEFVGVATVDLRLDRVSLVLDRLVNTLNAYAFVVDRNNKFIAYPYPERVMAQRFVDGKATPDYIYAEELALLQPSFEPLANMLAAIERRIFGRFSQRTTDYMLNVDLLANASYQIDSAEARRIAAYIWNMQQNQGFYPEELGRLEVPKDGLLFDDAAAIVYQLADTNWKVVTVFRHTNQLGLTDGVFLRMVWGIVAMTLLLGLLGYVFLHRQLFRPLRSLLNDLSEVVSQPARGRLELSRRRKDELGLIAFWFNQRSSQLEVALTEAETANRAKTAFLAKMSHEFRTPLNSIIGFSRRLQDKLKHQVDEFHYEAIRRIHTNGHHLLVLVNDIIDMTAIESGGVKLRAHEESVNELIQEAAAECQIYAERSDVRLVKKELAVDVLIVCDRNKVVQILVNLLSNALKATRRGSVQLSVKQLVEDRENIYFEVSDTGVGISEQDQQKLFKKFSQLESRIGSERGTGLGLFLVREFVKMHSGSVELTSELGVGTTFTVKLPVKQTQLRELGSGDSAA
- a CDS encoding fructosamine kinase family protein; the encoded protein is MTAKLWQDIKSSLCNRLKQDLTLEGYHPVGGGDINASFRLNTSGGSFFVKQNSAGKPDMFHAEAAGLACLASFNQLRCPEPLVCGEYEGTCYLVMTFLPLAGAPNDELLGKLLASLHRESATTHLPADARSPRPPSSTPFGLQHDNYIGLTPQANRPAKHWLNFWIEQRLEPQLRLAIDNGYSAVARLQARLEKNTETLLRGHQPPACAVHGDLWSGNKGVCEDGIPAIFDPALYFGDREVDIALSRLFGGFGPGFYHQYNATWPLDADYEQREPLYNLYHLLNHLNLFGPGYLAACVNTMEKIDRLTAARR